GCCCTGGAGTGCGAGGCGTACGTCGCCATCGACGGCATCGAGATCGACCCGTCGGTGGCCGAACCGGTGCGCAAGGTCTACCCCGGAACGGACGTCTCGTACTGGACGGCGACCGTGAAGACGGTGCCGGGCGAGCCGGTCCCTTACAAGATCAGGTACCGGGTCGGCACCCGGACCGAGCCCGTCACCAGCCACCAGTCGTCTTTCCTGTTCGGCTAGAGGAGGAACGTTGAGCACCACGACGCGCAGCACCAGCGTGCAGGAGCAGGAGAAGCAGAACCCCGGCCAGCTGAACTCCGTCCAGCTGAACATCGTCACGATCGTCAACATGGAGCGGGCCATCCGGGAGAAGTCCCTGGAGAACGCCATCTACATGATGGACAACAGCGTGGGCGGCACCGGTCAGGGCACCCGGCACCTGGAGACCGTCTGTAAGCAGGGCCAGGTCATCAACTGGATCATCCGGCCGATCGACATGGAGAAGCGGCCGAACGGCACCTGGCCGCCGATGCCGAAGATCAACAACATCGTCGTCCTGGACACCGAGATCGGTGACGAGGAGGACGTGGCGGAGAAGAAGATCCTGACCGAGCTGAAGATCTACGGCGGCCCGGACAAGATGCGCGACAAGTTCACCCCGGTCTACTACTACTGGGCGGGCACCATCCTGAGCACCGCGAAGCCGGGGATCTACAACTACCGGCTGGTGGTGGAGCTGGAGATGGACGGCACCAAGGAGAAGCTGTACCTGAACACCTACGACCACCCCTCACTGCGGGTGCTCGCGGTCTGATTCTGGTTCCGCGTGGACCGTTCCACGTGGACGGTTCCACGTGGACGGTTCCACGTGAAACGGTGGGTGCGCGCGGCACGGGCCGCGCGCACCCACCGGGTAGACGGGGCGGGGTCAGGCGGCTTCCTTCAGCGCCTGTGCCCGCAGTTGGGTGCAGCACCGGGTGATCAGCCGGGACACGTGCATCTGGGAGAGGCCGAGGTCCTCGGCGATGCTGCTCTGCGTCATGTCGCGGAAGAAGCGCATGTAGAGGATCTTCTTCTCGCGCTCCGGAAGCCGCCGCAGTCCGGGCTTGACGGCCTCGCGGTCGACGATCACGTCGAGTGCGGGGTCGACGTCGCCGATGGCGTCCACCAGGGAGTATCCGTCCTCGCTGCCGGGGAGTTCGGCGTCCAGGGACAGCGCGGTGAAGGAGTCGAGCGCTTCGAGACCGGAGTGCGCCTCGGCCTCGGTCATCCCTGCCTGGGCGGCGATCTCGGCGACCGTCGGAGAGCGGCCCACCATCGTCTGGGCGAGTTCCTGGTGTGCGCTGCGGACCCGGTTGCGCAGGTCCTGGACGCGACGCGGCACGTGCAGGGTCCACATGTGGTCGCGGAAGTGCCGCTTGATCTCGCCGTTGATGGTCGGAACGGCGAAGGACTCGAACACCGCGCCGTGGTCCGGGTCGTACCGGTCGACGGCCTTGACCAGCCCGAGGGCGGCCACTTGTCGCAGGTCCTCGATCGACTCGCCCCGGTTGCGGAACCGGCCCGCCAACCGGTCTGCCATCGGCAGCCACGCGTTGACGATCTCCTGGCGGATCAGGTCCCGCTCACGGCCTTCCGGCAGTCCGGCGAGGCGGCGGAACGCCGCGTCGGTGTCGGGTGCGTCGTCGTGCGGATGCCGGCGCGACTGGGTGCGCGGTGGAGTGCGCGGCTGTGTGTGCGGTGGGGTGCGCGGAGTCTGAGTGCGCATCGGATCGCTCCCTGGAACCTCTGTCACGGTGCAGACGGATGGGTGTCACCGTGGGGAGGGGAGAGCCGGGCCCGGGAATCCGGGCCGACCGCCCGGAGCGCGGTCCACCGCTCCCACGGACGTGCCTCCGGTCCGAAGCACGGTGTTCGCCTGCCCCGGCCCCTTCGTGGCAAACGGCTGCCGGTGGGATGTGTGACGCGCGGCACAACCCTGCCCGGCGCTCAGCCCGGCCAGTACCCGGTGAGCTTGCGCACGGCCGTGGCGCCGCCGCGCTCCACCGACGTACGTACGACGGCGAAGATCGCTCCTTCGAGGGCGACGGCGGGCAGGATCTCGCGCCAGCGGCGGTCCCGGTCGAGGCCGTCGGGGGCGTCGTCCTCGCCGGTGACCACCTTCCAGGTCTTGCGGAAGGCGAGTCCGGCGAGCATGCCGCCCGCCATACCGAAGATCATTCCCAGCGGCTTGTAGAACACCTTGCCCATGTCAGACCTTCCTCCCCTGTCCCGGAATCGCGTCCAGTCCCGACATCGCGTCCAGGGGCTCCAGGGGTGTGGGTTGGCGCTCCGGGCCCGCGACGGGCGGGGGGAGCAGTACGTCTTCGTAGGCCCCGAGCGCGAGTATCACTCCGAGCATGAATACGGGCAGCAGCACTGCCAGTAGTGCCATGGCCCCGTCCTTCCGTGGGAATGGGTACGGGCCTGTGGACTGCGAGTGACCCTGCCCACGGGGGCTAAACGCGGCACGGTCGTGGCCGCCGGAACCCACTCCGGGCGCGGCCCCCGCAAACGCCGTCCCTGACGGTTGCGGGTTCCGCGCCCGGAGCCCATCCCTATCCCAGTGGCCTTGCGGCCGCCGTTCGAGTCCCCCGCGCGGGGCGACCCAAACCCCTCGGCCCGCATCCGGCGCGTACGCAGGCACCGGTTGAGACCTTCGGCCCGGGTTCGCAGGAGCTGATCAGGGTAACCGGGTGCCATGTCCGACCCCATGGCGAACGATTCCCTTTCCTTCCGTGCTCCCGGCCGTGTCGCCGATTGGCTGACCGCCCGGGACCACGCCGTCTTCCGTGCCGTCGCCTCCCGGCACTGGCCCGGTGCCGACCGGGTGCTGCCCCGGCTGAGCCGCAGCGCCAATCACGGGCTGCTGTGGTTCGGCGCGGCCGCCGGTATCGCCGCGTTCGGCGGCAGTACGCGGGCCCGCCGCGCCGCGGTCCGGGGAGTGGCGTCGCTGGCGCTGGCCTCCGCGACCGTCAACACGGTCGGCAAGCGCTCCGTGCGCCGGATCAGGCCGGTGCTCGATTCCGTACCGGTGATACGGCAGTTGAAGCGGCAGCCGGTCACCACCTCCTTCCCGTCCGGGCACTCCGCGTCGGCCGCCGCGTTCGCGGCCGGGGTCGCCCTGGAGTCGAAGGGGTGGGGGGCGGCGGTGGCTCCCGTGGCCGCCGCCGTCGCGCTGTCCCGGGTGTACACCGGGGTGCACTTCCCCAGTGACGTACTGGTCGGCGCGGCGGTGGGGGTAGGTGCCGCCTTCGCCGTCCGGGGCCTCGTGCCGACCCGGGACCAGCTGCCCTCGCCCGGCCGTCCGCACACCGACGCGCCCAAACTGCCCGGGGGCCGGGGCCTGGTGGTCGTGGTCAACAAGGCGTCCGGCAGCGCCGCCGCCAAGGCCGCTCTCGTACGGGACGCGCTGCCCGAGGCGGAGGTCCGCGAGGTCGATCCGCCCGAGCTGTGCGCGGAGCTCGACAAGGCCGTGGAGAGCGGCCGGGCGCTCGGGGTGTGCGGCGGGGACGGCACCGTGAACCGCGCGGCGGTGGCTGCCGCGCGGGCCGGGATCCCGCTCGCGGTGTTCCCCGGCGGCACCCTCAACCACTTCGCGTACGACCTGAACATCGAGACCGTGCAGGACACCTGCCGGGCGGTGGAGGCGGGCGACGCGGTGAAGGCGGACCTGGGGCGCTTCACGCCGGGGCCGGACCCCGACGGCTCCCCCGGGTACTTCCTCAACACCTTCAGCCTCGGCGTCTACCCGGAAATGGTCCGCATCCGCGAGCACTGGACGCCGCGCATCGGCGGCTGGCCCGCCGGAGTGCTCGCCGCGTACGAAGTCCTGCGCAGGGAACGGCCGTTGCAGGCCGAGGTGCGCGGGAAGAAGCGCGGGATGTGGATGCTGTTCGCCGGGAACGGGCTGTACCAGCGGATGGGGCCGACACCGGGCCGCCGCTTCGACCTCGCCGACGGGCTGCTCGACGTGCGGGTGGTGCACGGCGGGAGGCTACCGGGGCTACGGCTGATGCTGGCCGCGCTGTCCGGACCGCTGAGCCGCTCGCCCTTCCACGCGGCGGGGCGGATGCGCCGGGTACGGATCGCGGGTCTTGAGCCGGGGACGCCGCTGGCGTTCGACGGGGAAGTGGCTGAGGCCCCGTCCTCCTTCGTCGTCGACAAGGCGGACGAGGCGCTCACGGTGTACCGGCCGCTGCCTCGGGTGCAGACGGCCCTGTAGTTCCGCCTACCGGCCGGACGGCTCTGTGGGCCCGGTCCCTTCTCCTGGGACGAGTTCGCCGTCGGCGTCCGCGTCCGTGGGGGCCTCCGTCACGTCGAGGAAGACCTGGTCGGCCTCCGGCCAGGTCTTCCGGATGTGTGACTTGATGCGCTCGGAGACCAGCTCGACGCGCTCGCTGTCGAGGCCGGGCATCAGATCGACCCGGGCGGCCACGAGGGTCGACTCCAGGCCGAGCCGCATGGTGAGCAGCGCCGCCACCCGGTCGATCTCGGGCTGCTCTTCGAGGAGGTCGCGGATGCCGTCGCGAAGTTCGGGGTCGACGGCCTCGCCGATGAGCTGGGCGCGGGCGTCGGAGCCGAGCCGGTGAGCCACGTACACCAGGAGCAGTCCGATGGTGAGTGAGGCGGCGGCCTCGTACGCGATCTGCCCGGTGAGCATGTGCGCGACCATCCCGGCCATCGCGACGAGGACGCCGACGACGGCGGTGGAGTCCTCGGCGACGACCGTGCGCAGCGCCGGGTCCTTGCCGAGGCCCTTGCCCGGCTGCTTGCGGACCTGCCACAGGGCACGGACCAGGGAGGCGCCCTCGGCGGCCAGGGCCACACCGAGGACGACGAGCCCGGCGACGTATCCGCTGGTGGCCTCCGCCCCGGACGGTTCGATCAGGGCTTCGACGCCCTGGAAGAAGGAGAAGCCCGCACCGAGGACGAAGATGCCGACGGCGGCCAGCAGCGACCAGAAGTAGCGCTCCTTGCCGTAGCCGAAGGGGTGCTGACGGTCGGCGGGGCGGCGGCTGCGGCGCAGGGCGGCCAGCAGGAAGACCTCGTTGATGCTGTCGGCGACGGAGTGCGCCGCCTCGGACAGCAGGGCGGGCGAGGAGGCGATGAGGCCGCCGACGGCCTTGGCCACGGCGATGAGCAGGTTGGCGGCGAGGGCCACCAGGATCGTGATGCGGGTCTTGCGGTCGGAACGGCTTTCGGCGGGCGGGCCGCCGGACTCCCTCTTCGCGGGCGTGTGGTTCGCGGGCGTGTGGTCGCTCACCTGCGGTCAGTTCCGGGGGAGGAGAGGGCCGAGGGGCCCCAGGTCGATGTTCAGGTCCTCGGGTTCGAGGCCGAACTTGTCCCGCAGGATGTCCATGCGGTCCTCCAGCAGCATCAGCGTCATGCCGATCCGCTCCTCCTGCTCCTCGGTGAGTTCGCCGGTGTCGACCCGGCGCAGCGCCTGACGCTCCATGAGCTGGCGGAGCAGCTCGACGACGGTCAGGACGAGCTTGGCCAGGTCGCGTTCGACGGTGTCGGCGTCCAGCTCGATCTGCTTGCGGCGGGCCTCGTCGCCGGTGGCCGCCGGGGCGGTGCCGGTGGAGCCGAGGCTGATGTTGCCCGCCTTGCCGGTGGCCACCGCTTCGTCCAGGTCGGCGGTGGCGAACTCGGCGCTCGTGGTGGTGCCGGGTGTACCGGTGATCCGGTCGACTGTTTCGGTGATGCGGTCGAGGCGGTCGTCGTTCACGCCAACTCCCTTCCTCTTCATGTCGGTTCAGGTCCTCGAAGGGTCAGTTCAGGTCCTCGAAGGGTCAGTTCAGGTCCTCGAAGGGCGACGGAACGTTCGCGCTGACCGAGCTGATGAGTGCGTTGAGGTCGATGCGTACGAGGTCGACGTCCGCGATCCGCAGGGTCAGGTCCCCGGAGAGCACCACCCCGCCCGCGAGCAGCCGGTCGAGCAGGTCGACGAGGGCGATCTCGCGCTGGGCGAGGGCGTCGATGTCGTGGTCGTCGGTGTAGTGGCTCATGGGCGGCCCTCCCCCTTTCGGCTCTGGTCCTGGCTCTCGCCCCGGCTCTCGTCCCGGCTCCGAGCGGTGTCCTCGTCGCCGATGTTCGCGAAGGAGTACGGGGCCCAGGGCCCGGTCAGTTCCACCCGTACGCCCCCGCCCTCCTCGGGGGTGAGGGCCCGCACCTGCTCGACGAACGCCTCGCTGCTGCCGCGCGGCACCAGATAGGCCGCGTTGAGCACGTTCTGGCCGCTCCGGCCGGAGAGCCGGGCGTCCTGGAGGCGGTGCAGCAGCGCGTGCTCGGCGCTCCGCGAGAGCTCCGTGTGCACCGTGCGGCAGAACGCGTCGGCCTTCCTGGAGTCCGTCTCGCGGGAGCGCCGCTGGGCGAGCCGCTGCTGGAGGTAGCTGCGCCCGGCACCCGGACTGTCGGCGCGGAGGGGCGGTGCGGACTCGGCAGGAGCGGGCTTGGGCGAGGTTTCCGCGTACACCTTCACGCCCCATTCGACGCGCCCGTCGAGGAGGTCCAGGGCCCGTACGAAACGGTCGCGGCCGGACTCCAGGAGCCGCCGCACCCCGTCGTCGTCGCGGCACACCGTCGCCAGGCGCAGCGGCAGCGGACTGACCACGGTGGTCAGCGCGGTGACGACGGCCTGGTGGGTGCGGGCGGTACCGGCCAGCCAGTCGAGGTCTTCGAGGTGGGCCCTGAGCGGCGCCTCGTCGAAGTCCGCAGCGGGCACCGGGCTGACCACGGCGACCAGTCCCTCGTGGTGCAGCAGCCGGGGCGGTTCGCCGTCGAGGCCGCGCCCGCCCTCCTCGGGGAGGGCCCCGTCGAAGGGGCGGGTCACGGCGTAGACGTATCGGAGCTCGGCGGGGCCGGAGGCGTCCTGGAACACTTCGTCGGGGCCTTCGCGTCCGGTCGGGCCGGTGGGATCGGTCGAGCCGGTGGGATCGGTCGGGCCGGTGGGACCGGTCGAGCCGGACGGATCCGTCGGGCCGGTCGGGCCGGACGGATCGGTCGAGCCGGGGCTGCTCGGGTTGCCTGCCATGTCTGTCATGTCTGTCATGCCTGTTCTGCTTGCCCGTCCTTCGCCCTTTCAAGCTCCGGAGCGGCGGCTTCCAGATCGGCGATGCGGCGCTTGAGGCGTTCGTTCTCCTCGGTCATCTCACGTCGCCTGGCTCCCGAGGACAGCGAGGGGTCGTCCTCCCACCAGTCGATGCCCATCTCCTTGGCCTTGTCGACCGAGGCCACGATCAGGCGGAGCTTGATGGTGAGGAGCTCGATGTCCAGGAGGTTGATCTTGATGTCTCCCGCGATGACGACGCCCTTGTCCAGGACCCGTTCCAGGATGTCGGCGAGGTTGGCCCCGCCGCCCGACCCGTACGGGTCGGGCAGTCTTGCGGCGGTGTTCATCGGCGGCCCCTGTCCCCGGAGTCGGCGTACTCGCGCTGCTTACGCGTGTCGGCGTCCTCGTCGTCTCCCTCGTCCTCGACCAGTTCGGCGTCCTCGTACTCCGCCTCCGGATCCTCTTCCTCCGCGTCCTCGTACTCGGCCTCGGGCTCGCCCTCCTCCTCGGCGCCGTCCTCGTCGTACTCGGCCTCCGGGTCGTGGTCGTCGCCCTCGTCCGCCTCGTCGTACTCGGCCTCGTGGTCGCGTTCCTCGTCGCCCTCCTCGGCCTCTTCCTCCTCGTACTCGCCCTCGGGCCGGTCGCCGTCGGAATCGGAGTCGGAATCTGCCTCGGAGTCGCTTGCCGCAGCCTCGTGGCCGTCTTCGTGGTCCTCTTCGTGACCCTCTTCGCGGCCTTCCTCCTCGGCGCGGGCCTCTTCCTCCTCCGCGAGCGCGTCCTCGTGGGTCTTGACGACCTCGCCGTCCTCGATGGAGCCGCGCCATCCGTCGTCGATGTCGCCCTTCATCGAGATGTGCCGCGCGTAGTTCTTGAGGTCGAGCCTGGCCCGGCGGCCCTGGGCGCGCCAGATGTTGCCGGTCTTCTCGAACAGGCCCTTCGGGTAGTACTCGATGACCAGCAGCACGCGGGTGATGTTGTCGCCCAGCGGGTGGAAGGTGACGACGCCCTTGGTGGTGCCCTTGGCGCCCTCGGACGTCCAGGAGATCCGCGCGTCGGGGACCTGCTGGGTGGTGTGCGCCTTCCAGCTCCGGTTGGACCAGAAGACCTTGAGCTTCCAGTCGGAAGTGGTGTCGTCCGCCGTGGTCGCGCTCTTGACGCCCTTGGCGAAGGTGGAGAAGTCCTCGTAGCGGGTCCACTGGTCGTACGCGACCCGTACGGGCACGCCGACGTCGATCGTCTCCAGGATGATGACGGGCTTGCCGCCGCCACCGCCCTTCTTCCTCTTGCCCTTGCCGCCGAACAGGCCGGAGAACGTGTCCTTCGCCTTGTCCTTCAAGTGCCCCGCCCCCAGTTCGACCGCCGACCGCATCGGGCCCTTGCCCTCGGCGAGCTTCCGGCCGCCGTCCAGGGCCAGCTTGGCGAAGCCGGGACTGTTGCCTTCGGCGATGTCGTTGAGCTTGACGGTGGACTCGCCCAGCTTGCGGCCCACTCCGGTGAGGATGCGGGTGACCTGGGCGGCCATGTATGCCTGCGCCTCCTGCTTGAGGCGGTCCGTGATCTCGGTGTCCGGCTTCAGCGCGTCGGCCGCGCCCTTCAGGTCAGCCACGGTTCTGGCCCCCCTTCGCGGCGCTCGTCCTACGGGCTGCCGTCTTCTTCGCGGCACCGGTCGCTCCGGACGCCGTCTTGCGGGCGGCGCCGGTGGACTTCTTCGCCGTACCGTCGGTCGCCTTCTTGGCGCTGGAGGAAGAGGCGGTCTTCTTGGCCGCGCCCTG
This is a stretch of genomic DNA from Streptomyces sp. NBC_00237. It encodes these proteins:
- a CDS encoding gas vesicle protein; translation: MDALAQREIALVDLLDRLLAGGVVLSGDLTLRIADVDLVRIDLNALISSVSANVPSPFEDLN
- a CDS encoding gas vesicle protein, which encodes MNTAARLPDPYGSGGGANLADILERVLDKGVVIAGDIKINLLDIELLTIKLRLIVASVDKAKEMGIDWWEDDPSLSSGARRREMTEENERLKRRIADLEAAAPELERAKDGQAEQA
- a CDS encoding gas vesicle protein K: MELDADTVERDLAKLVLTVVELLRQLMERQALRRVDTGELTEEQEERIGMTLMLLEDRMDILRDKFGLEPEDLNIDLGPLGPLLPRN
- a CDS encoding GvpL/GvpF family gas vesicle protein — translated: MTDMTDMAGNPSSPGSTDPSGPTGPTDPSGSTGPTGPTDPTGSTDPTGPTGREGPDEVFQDASGPAELRYVYAVTRPFDGALPEEGGRGLDGEPPRLLHHEGLVAVVSPVPAADFDEAPLRAHLEDLDWLAGTARTHQAVVTALTTVVSPLPLRLATVCRDDDGVRRLLESGRDRFVRALDLLDGRVEWGVKVYAETSPKPAPAESAPPLRADSPGAGRSYLQQRLAQRRSRETDSRKADAFCRTVHTELSRSAEHALLHRLQDARLSGRSGQNVLNAAYLVPRGSSEAFVEQVRALTPEEGGGVRVELTGPWAPYSFANIGDEDTARSRDESRGESQDQSRKGEGRP
- a CDS encoding SigB/SigF/SigG family RNA polymerase sigma factor — encoded protein: MRTQTPRTPPHTQPRTPPRTQSRRHPHDDAPDTDAAFRRLAGLPEGRERDLIRQEIVNAWLPMADRLAGRFRNRGESIEDLRQVAALGLVKAVDRYDPDHGAVFESFAVPTINGEIKRHFRDHMWTLHVPRRVQDLRNRVRSAHQELAQTMVGRSPTVAEIAAQAGMTEAEAHSGLEALDSFTALSLDAELPGSEDGYSLVDAIGDVDPALDVIVDREAVKPGLRRLPEREKKILYMRFFRDMTQSSIAEDLGLSQMHVSRLITRCCTQLRAQALKEAA
- a CDS encoding cation diffusion facilitator family transporter is translated as MTILVALAANLLIAVAKAVGGLIASSPALLSEAAHSVADSINEVFLLAALRRSRRPADRQHPFGYGKERYFWSLLAAVGIFVLGAGFSFFQGVEALIEPSGAEATSGYVAGLVVLGVALAAEGASLVRALWQVRKQPGKGLGKDPALRTVVAEDSTAVVGVLVAMAGMVAHMLTGQIAYEAAASLTIGLLLVYVAHRLGSDARAQLIGEAVDPELRDGIRDLLEEQPEIDRVAALLTMRLGLESTLVAARVDLMPGLDSERVELVSERIKSHIRKTWPEADQVFLDVTEAPTDADADGELVPGEGTGPTEPSGR
- a CDS encoding DUF4235 domain-containing protein: MGKVFYKPLGMIFGMAGGMLAGLAFRKTWKVVTGEDDAPDGLDRDRRWREILPAVALEGAIFAVVRTSVERGGATAVRKLTGYWPG
- a CDS encoding bifunctional phosphatase PAP2/diacylglycerol kinase family protein; amino-acid sequence: MSDPMANDSLSFRAPGRVADWLTARDHAVFRAVASRHWPGADRVLPRLSRSANHGLLWFGAAAGIAAFGGSTRARRAAVRGVASLALASATVNTVGKRSVRRIRPVLDSVPVIRQLKRQPVTTSFPSGHSASAAAFAAGVALESKGWGAAVAPVAAAVALSRVYTGVHFPSDVLVGAAVGVGAAFAVRGLVPTRDQLPSPGRPHTDAPKLPGGRGLVVVVNKASGSAAAKAALVRDALPEAEVREVDPPELCAELDKAVESGRALGVCGGDGTVNRAAVAAARAGIPLAVFPGGTLNHFAYDLNIETVQDTCRAVEAGDAVKADLGRFTPGPDPDGSPGYFLNTFSLGVYPEMVRIREHWTPRIGGWPAGVLAAYEVLRRERPLQAEVRGKKRGMWMLFAGNGLYQRMGPTPGRRFDLADGLLDVRVVHGGRLPGLRLMLAALSGPLSRSPFHAAGRMRRVRIAGLEPGTPLAFDGEVAEAPSSFVVDKADEALTVYRPLPRVQTAL
- a CDS encoding SRPBCC family protein is translated as MADLKGAADALKPDTEITDRLKQEAQAYMAAQVTRILTGVGRKLGESTVKLNDIAEGNSPGFAKLALDGGRKLAEGKGPMRSAVELGAGHLKDKAKDTFSGLFGGKGKRKKGGGGGKPVIILETIDVGVPVRVAYDQWTRYEDFSTFAKGVKSATTADDTTSDWKLKVFWSNRSWKAHTTQQVPDARISWTSEGAKGTTKGVVTFHPLGDNITRVLLVIEYYPKGLFEKTGNIWRAQGRRARLDLKNYARHISMKGDIDDGWRGSIEDGEVVKTHEDALAEEEEARAEEEGREEGHEEDHEDGHEAAASDSEADSDSDSDGDRPEGEYEEEEAEEGDEERDHEAEYDEADEGDDHDPEAEYDEDGAEEEGEPEAEYEDAEEEDPEAEYEDAELVEDEGDDEDADTRKQREYADSGDRGRR